The proteins below come from a single Streptomyces tubercidicus genomic window:
- a CDS encoding zinc-dependent alcohol dehydrogenase family protein: MGSDSGPGTLAAWAVRHPGPIGSGPLASVRRPVPEPGPDELLLRVEACGVCRTDLHLAEGDLPPHRPSTVPGHEIVGRVTATGAAVTRFRVGDRAGGAWLRGTCGICRYCRAGHENLCPASVYTGWDTDGGFAEAAVVPADYAYPLPENQDATLLAPLLCAGIIGYRALRRSALPAGGRLGIYGFGASAHLAAQVALAEGATVHVLTRSAPARELALELGASSAGDAYGRPPEPLDSAILFAPVGDLVPVALEALDRSGTLAVAGIHLTDIPPLSYQRHLFYERNLCSVTSNTREDGREFLATAARIGIQVTVSPYPLSRAPEALADLAADRVHGAAVLTPD, translated from the coding sequence ATGGGCTCCGATTCAGGCCCCGGCACTCTGGCCGCGTGGGCCGTCCGGCATCCCGGTCCGATTGGCTCCGGCCCGCTGGCGTCGGTCCGTCGCCCCGTTCCCGAGCCCGGCCCGGATGAGCTGTTGCTCAGGGTGGAAGCGTGCGGTGTCTGCCGTACGGATCTGCATCTGGCGGAGGGGGATCTGCCCCCGCACCGCCCGTCGACCGTGCCGGGCCACGAAATCGTCGGCCGGGTGACCGCCACCGGTGCGGCAGTCACCCGGTTCCGGGTCGGGGACCGGGCCGGCGGGGCCTGGCTGCGCGGCACCTGCGGCATCTGCCGCTACTGCCGCGCGGGCCACGAGAACCTCTGCCCGGCCTCGGTGTACACCGGCTGGGACACTGATGGCGGCTTCGCCGAAGCCGCCGTCGTCCCCGCGGACTACGCCTACCCGCTCCCGGAAAACCAGGACGCCACGCTGCTGGCGCCGCTGTTGTGCGCCGGGATCATCGGCTATCGCGCGCTGCGCCGCAGTGCGCTACCGGCCGGTGGCCGGCTCGGCATCTACGGTTTTGGCGCCTCGGCGCATCTGGCCGCGCAGGTCGCACTGGCCGAAGGGGCCACCGTCCATGTGCTGACCCGGTCCGCACCGGCCCGTGAACTCGCCCTGGAACTGGGCGCGTCCTCGGCCGGCGACGCCTACGGCCGGCCGCCCGAACCGCTGGACTCGGCGATTCTCTTCGCGCCGGTGGGCGACCTGGTGCCGGTGGCGCTGGAGGCACTGGACCGCTCCGGCACCCTGGCCGTGGCCGGTATCCACCTCACCGACATCCCGCCGCTCAGCTATCAGCGCCATCTCTTCTACGAGCGGAATCTGTGCAGCGTGACCTCCAATACCCGGGAGGACGGCCGTGAGTTCCTGGCGACCGCGGCGAGGATCGGCATCCAGGTCACCGTCAGCCCCTACCCGTTGAGCCGCGCCCCGGAGGCACTCGCGGACCTGGCTGCCGACCGGGTGCACGGCGCCGCCGTACTGACGCCCGACTGA
- a CDS encoding CU044_2847 family protein, whose amino-acid sequence MPHLSELSLADGTSVRLELAPTAAAAPPAQPQEADLPDGMGPTVPVARGGVAAGAGAVAAMRTTLRPLGPLLQEIHDAVTASERPPHEMSVQFGVQVGQDLKLGIVGANGHASLTITATWQPQRAE is encoded by the coding sequence GTGCCTCATCTCTCTGAACTCAGCCTTGCCGACGGGACGTCGGTCCGCCTGGAGCTGGCCCCGACGGCCGCGGCCGCACCCCCGGCGCAGCCCCAAGAGGCCGATCTGCCCGACGGTATGGGCCCGACCGTACCCGTGGCCCGTGGCGGCGTGGCGGCCGGAGCGGGAGCCGTCGCGGCGATGCGTACGACACTGCGTCCGCTCGGGCCCCTGCTCCAGGAGATCCATGATGCGGTCACCGCGTCCGAACGACCGCCGCATGAGATGTCGGTGCAGTTCGGGGTGCAGGTCGGCCAGGATCTCAAGCTCGGCATCGTCGGGGCCAACGGCCATGCGAGTCTGACGATCACGGCGACCTGGCAGCCGCAGCGGGCGGAGTAA